A window of the Scleropages formosus chromosome 21, fSclFor1.1, whole genome shotgun sequence genome harbors these coding sequences:
- the pdk2a gene encoding pyruvate dehydrogenase (acetyl-transferring) kinase isozyme 2, mitochondrial: MKFVRFLMKNAALANVPKHIDHFSKFSPSPLSMKQFLDFGSTNACEKTSFVFLRQELPVRLSNIMKEINLLPDHLLSTPSVQLVQSWYVQSLMEILEFLDKSPDDQSVLGDFVDKLVTIRNRHNDVVPTMAQGVIEYKEAFCEDPVTNQNIQYFLDRFYMSRISIRMLINQHTLIFDGTTNPAHPNTIGCIDPNCNVAEVVRDAYESARMLCDQYYLASPNLELRELGANNKKQPIHIVYVPSHLYHMLFELFKNAMRATIEYHESSCSSLPPIQVMVALGGEDLSIKMSDRGGGVPFRKTERLFSYMYSTAPAPHIGHHQRAPLAGFGYGLPISRLYARYFQGDLQLYSMEGLGTDAIIHLKALSTDSVEKLPVYNKTALRHYKMSQEADDWCVPSKEPLDLAVYRRPSEGRV, encoded by the exons GTTCGACGAACGCGTGCGAGAAGACCTCCTTTGTTTTCCTCAGACAGGAGCTTCCCGTGCGGCTCTCCAACATCATGAAGGAGATAAATTTGCTGCCTGACCATTTGCTGTCCACGCCGTCGGTGCAGCTGGTGCAGAGCTG GTATGTCCAAAGCTTAATGGAGATCCTTGAGTTCCTGGACAAGAGTCCGGATGACCAGAGTGTCTTAGGAGA TTTTGTGGATAAACTGGTGACCATCAGGAACAGACACAATGACGTGGTCCCCACCATGGCACAAGGTGTGATAGAGTACAAGGAGGCCTTTTGCGAGGACCCTGTCACCAACCAGAACATCCAGTACTTCCTGGACAGGTTCTACATGAGCCGCATCTCGATCCGCATGTTGATCAACCAGCACA CTCTTATCTTTGACGGAACAACAAACCCAGCTCACCCAAACACCATCGGGTGCATTGACCCCAACTGTAATGTGGCGGAAGTTGTAAGAG ATGCGTACGAAAGTGCCAGGATGCTCTGTGACCAGTATTACCTTGCTTCGCCCAACCTGGAGTTGAGGGAACTGGGTG CGAACAATAAGAAGCAGCCGATTCACATCGTGTACGTACCTTCCCATCTGTACCACATGCTTTTTGAGCTTTTCAAG AACGCCATGAGGGCAACCATTGAGTACCATGAGTCCAGCTGCAGCAGTCTTCCACCTATTCAGGTCATGGTGGCCCTTGGTGGAGAGGACCTGTCGATCAAG ATGAGCGACAGGGGCGGCGGCGTACCCTTCAGGAAGACAGAACGGCTCTTCAGCTACATGTACTCCACTGCTCCCGCCCCCCACATTGGCCACCATCAGCGAGCACCTCTG GCTGGCTTTGGTTACGGATTGCCCATCTCCCGCCTCTACGCTCGCTATTTCCAGGGAGACTTGCAGCTGTACTCCATGGAGGGCCTTGGCACCGATGCCATCATCCACTTGAAG GCTCTGTCGACGGACTCCGTGGAGAAGCTGCCCGTGTACAACAAGACGGCCCTGCGGCACTACAAGATGAGCCAGGAGGCGGACGACTGGTGTGTGCCCAGCAAGGAGCCCCTCGACCTGGCTGTGTACCGGAGGCCAAGTGAGGGCCGCGTGTGA